In a single window of the Dreissena polymorpha isolate Duluth1 chromosome 3, UMN_Dpol_1.0, whole genome shotgun sequence genome:
- the LOC127871463 gene encoding protocadherin Fat 4-like, with amino-acid sequence MEKRLLLTCSVYYLIGLQIFTGITVSKVSAAQCTTKEIGESNPSNNQVQNLLDKSYINCGNNNDGFKFDCCGSTTKFEYYAEDDGPITLHIWRPKTGNVYTLVGSVTHTATKGQKNQVAAMFRIEAGDCIGWYSALEIIPSQSQGNAANTLYIAGPATTVVGTDQTFAGSVLTSREYDINVEVTPPNLPVFGTTTYTSGSSTILDTTGGGVSIGTVTFTDSDGANTISLTMSSNSYFSFVDNRDGTGTVTTTTDTTNFPISDHSGTTVTLTFTATDTCGGTVPGTMSIIVQNIKPTITGLPPGITTSETVDAERTITTFTCSDPSNNVSPTITVTPSNSPEFFVTRFLSGTSINGVHEIILPAQSASWKFNYDTVNSYSIVIKCSDGKPSGTATATLVVSLSPNQPPEITNLPLATTIGVSQTKSNGDVIYTALYSDPDPDDTVDFTFTCNPTGCPLTVLASGEIQLTDDMSNANANGYDVKITPTDNKNNVGSPRTLTVVVTELNNEPAFTNLPQIVPLDENAVVGSTVYTVSFTDADAINAHTFTLAASSYFQIATPTSGSITTKAAINYEALGGVYFYPLRVTVSDGIATVTSTVTFTISDVNEALTWNAVTYRTNIVDGAAVGTVLTDPGFAVTEEDTGDTHKCFMNCGASDGYFSMSSACALKVTSIYSLDAGLTSPVTCIVTAVDKGSHTATATLSITIDDANNYSPAFSQSHYAFTVSGYAGSGISVGTVTAADADIGMFGTFTYTLNTSSLNGNYFTANSVTGVISTTVNMLTVCNCSGGALSMFVTATDKGGRTGSSQVVVYVSDATTASTTTTTDRYRTFFEDAKNIAWFSVVMALLAVIAAVATCVMFRYVCEGPALCKNPCRQKYTIWSTRLYNQTPREVYNPSPRPPPRPQPLQTIRKPPPPKGYQFWRSEKTGL; translated from the exons ATGGAAAAACGGCTGCTATTGACGTGCAGTGTATATTACTTAATTGGATTGCAAATATTTACAGGAATCACCGTGTCTAAAg TTTCAGCCGCCCAGTGCACGACGAAAGAAATTGGTGAATCTAACCCGTCTAATAATCAAGTACAAAACCTACTAG ACAAATCGTATATCAACTGTGGAAACAACAACGATGGTTTCAAGTTTGACTGTTGCGGAAGTACCACAAAATTCGAGTACTACGCGGAAGATGACGGACCCATAACGCTGCACATTTGGCGCCCAAAGACAGGAAATGTGTATACGTTGGTCGGCAGCGTTACGCACACAGCGACAAAAG GGCAGAAAAATCAAGTAGCGGCCATGTTCAGAATCGAAGCAGGAGACTGCATTGGATG GTATTCCGCGTTAGAGATAATTCCATCCCAGAGCCAGGGCAACGCCGCCAACACTCTGTACATAGCAGGGCCTGCGACCACCGTTGTAGGGACTGACCAGACCTTCGCGGGATCAGTTCTAACTAGCCGTGAATATGACATCAACGTCGAGGTTACCCCAC CGAATCTTCCCGTATTCGGCACAACGACCTACACTTCCGGTAGCAGCACGATACTGGACACCACCGGCGGCGGCGTCTCTATTGGGACCGTGACCTTCACCGATTCCGACGGCGCTAACACGATCAGCCTCACCATGAGCTCGAACAGCTACTTTAGTTTCGTTGATAATCGGGATGGAACCG GCACCGTTACAACTACCACCGATACCACTAACTTCCCGATCTCTGACCATTCCGGAaccaccgtgacattgaccttcacgGCCACGGACACTTGCGGTGGCACGGTTCCGGGCACGATGTCAATAATAGTTCAGAATATT AAGCCGACGATAACGGGTCTGCCGCCAGGCATAACGACGTCAGAAACCGTGGACGCTGAACGTACTATTACCACGTTCACGTGCTCTGACCCGTCAAACAACGTCAGTCCCACCATAACAGTCACTCCCAGTAATTCTCCGGAGTTCTTTGTTACACGCTTTTTGTCGGGCACATCCATAAATGGAG TACACGAGATAATTCTTCCCGCCCAGTCGGCTTCCTGGAAATTCAACTATGACACTGTCAACTCGTACTCGATCGTAATCAAATGCTCCGACGGCAAACCCTCGGGCACCGCTACCGCCACCCTGGTCGTCAGTTTGTCTCCGAACCAGCCACCGGAAATCACCAATCTGCCAC TTGCAACAACAATCGGCGTATCGCAAACGAAATCCAATGGTGACGTCATTTATACTGCCCTATATTCTGACCCCGATCCAGACGATACTGTGGATTTTACATTCACCTGCAATCCGACCGGATGTCCGCTCACAGTACTTGCTT CTGGGGAAATTCAACTCACAGACGATATGTCGAACGCTAACGCCAACGGATATGACGTCAAGATTACACCAACTGACAACAAGAATAACGTTGGATCGCCGAGGACTCTTACAGTGGTTGTAACAG AACTGAACAACGAGCCCGCATTCACCAACCTACCGCAAATTGTCCCGCTAGACGAGAACGCTGTCGTCGGCAGCACCGTATACACAGTCTCCTTCACCGACGCTGACGCTATCAACGCGCACACGTTTACGCTGGCGGCGTCATCTTACTTCCAGATTGCAACACCGACAT CGGGATCCATTACCACGAAGGCAGCCATCAACTACGAGGCGCTAGGTGGCGTGTATTTCTACCCGCTCCGTGTAACCGTCAGTGACGGCATAGCAACGGTGACATCAACGGTCACGTTTACAATCAGTGACGTCAATGAGGCGCTTACATGGAACGCGGTGACGTACAGAACAAACATCGTGGACGGAGCG GCCGTTGGTACCGTACTGACAGACCCTGGGTTCGCCGTCACAGAGGAGGATACCGGGGACACCCACAAATGTTTCATGAACTGCGGCGCATCCGACGG TTATTTCTCTATGTCGTCAGCTTGTGCTCTAAAAGTGACGTCAATTTACAGTCTGGACGCCGGACTTACCAGTCCGGTCACGTGCATAGTGACCGCAGTAGACAAGGGGTCGCACACTGCTACGGCCACTCTAAGTATCACTATAG ACGACGCCAACAATTATTCGCCGGCGTTCTCGCAGAGTCACTACGCCTTCACGGTGTCGGGATACGCAGGAAGTGGCATATCCGTCGGCACCGTCACCGCTGCCGACGCCGACATTGGGATGTTCGGAACGTTTACGTATACATTGAATACATCATCATTAAATGGCAACTACTTCACG GCGAACAGTGTGACTGGTGTTATCAGTACCACAGTGAACATGTTAACTGTCTGCAACTGCTCTGGCGGCGCCCTATCCATGTTTGTGACGGCGACGGACAAGGGCGGGCGCACCGGAAGTTCCCAAGTCGTCGTATACGTATCCGATGCTACCACTGCCTCCACAACTACCACCACAGACAG ATATCGAACCTTTTTTGAGGACGCCAAGAACATCGCGTGGTTCTCGGTTGTTATGGCGCTCCTAGCAGTGATAGCGGCGGTCGCAACGTGCGTTATGTTCCGATACGTTTGCGAGGGACCCGCCCTGTGCAAAAATCCTTGCAGACAAAA ATACACCATCTGGTCGACGCGCCTCTACAATCAGACGCCCCGTGAGGTGTACAACCCGTCACCGAGACCACCGCCGAGACCACAGCCTTTACAAACCA TTAGGAAACCTCCCCCACCAAAAG GCTACCAGTTTTGGCGGAGTGAGAAAACCGGACTTTAA